A part of Aquaspirillum sp. LM1 genomic DNA contains:
- a CDS encoding LrgB family protein: MIDPATLWRAAQQQPLTWVFVTLAVYRLAVALNRKTGGHALANPVGLGALMLIAVLLATGTDYAQYFTGGKFIQMLLGPATVALAVPLYANLHRLSRVFWPLLISLTLGSLVGIVSSAGVAWALGLDDILIRSLLSRSVSTPISMGIASKIGGAPELAAVFVIVSGVFGAMLSWPMLSRLRLGQDVVYGFATGMAAHGIGTARAFQRSDTAGAFSGLAMGLNGLVTAVLIPLLLQAWH; this comes from the coding sequence ATGATTGATCCGGCAACCTTGTGGCGCGCCGCCCAGCAGCAGCCGCTGACCTGGGTGTTTGTCACCCTGGCAGTGTACCGGCTGGCGGTTGCGCTAAACCGCAAAACCGGCGGCCATGCGCTGGCCAACCCGGTGGGGCTGGGCGCGCTGATGCTGATTGCCGTGCTGCTGGCCACCGGTACTGACTACGCGCAGTATTTTACCGGCGGCAAATTCATCCAGATGTTGCTGGGCCCGGCCACCGTGGCGCTGGCAGTGCCGCTTTACGCCAATCTGCATCGCTTGTCCAGGGTGTTCTGGCCATTGCTGATCAGCCTGACGCTGGGGTCGCTGGTGGGCATTGTGTCCAGCGCCGGGGTAGCCTGGGCGCTGGGGCTGGATGACATTTTGATTCGCTCGCTCTTGTCGCGCTCGGTATCCACCCCCATCTCCATGGGGATTGCCAGCAAAATCGGCGGTGCGCCCGAACTGGCAGCGGTGTTTGTGATTGTGTCCGGGGTGTTTGGTGCCATGCTCAGCTGGCCCATGCTCAGCCGTTTGCGTCTGGGCCAGGATGTGGTGTACGGTTTTGCCACTGGCATGGCCGCGCATGGCATTGGAACCGCCCGGGCGTTTCAGCGCTCAGACACAGCCGGTGCGTTTTCCGGCCTGGCCATGGGGCTGAACGGGCTGGTCACTGCCGTGCTGATTCCACTTTTGTTACAGGCATGGC
- a CDS encoding CidA/LrgA family protein, producing MVETFLILIGLQLLGEWLSLWLALPIPGPVLGMLLLFIGLCVRRGVPPALQHGVPAFLQHLSLLFVPAGAGILLYAHLLNGQTLWQLALALAVGTTVTLLASALLLAGLMRLRGEARHD from the coding sequence ATGGTCGAAACATTTCTGATACTGATTGGCTTGCAACTGCTGGGCGAGTGGCTCAGCCTGTGGCTGGCCCTGCCGATTCCTGGCCCGGTACTGGGCATGCTGTTGCTGTTTATCGGCCTGTGCGTGCGCCGTGGCGTGCCGCCAGCCTTGCAGCATGGTGTGCCGGCCTTCTTGCAGCATCTGTCCTTGCTGTTTGTCCCTGCTGGTGCCGGGATTCTGCTTTACGCCCATCTGCTGAACGGCCAGACGCTGTGGCAGCTGGCACTGGCGCTGGCGGTGGGCACCACGGTCACCCTGCTGGCCAGCGCACTGCTGCTGGCCGGGCTGATGCGCCTGCGCGGGGAGGCCCGCCATGATTGA
- the arfB gene encoding alternative ribosome rescue aminoacyl-tRNA hydrolase ArfB encodes MIPITRTLALNDDEIDEHFTRAQGPGGQHVNKTETAVMLRFDVVRSPSLPDAVKARLLQLAGRRMTLDGVLVITAQQHRSQPLNRADALAKLVALIQAACHTPRPRKATRPTKGSQTRRLDSKARRGAVKTLRQRKPGHE; translated from the coding sequence ATGATCCCGATTACCCGCACCCTGGCCCTGAACGACGATGAAATTGACGAGCACTTTACCCGCGCGCAGGGGCCGGGCGGGCAGCATGTGAACAAAACCGAAACGGCAGTGATGCTGCGCTTTGACGTGGTGCGCTCGCCCAGCCTGCCCGATGCCGTCAAGGCCAGGCTATTGCAACTGGCCGGGCGACGGATGACGCTGGACGGTGTGCTGGTGATCACGGCCCAGCAGCACCGTAGCCAGCCACTGAACCGGGCCGACGCGCTGGCCAAGCTGGTGGCGCTGATCCAGGCTGCCTGCCATACCCCGCGCCCACGCAAGGCCACCCGCCCCACCAAAGGCTCGCAAACCCGCCGTCTGGACAGCAAGGCGCGACGCGGCGCGGTGAAAACCCTGCGCCAGCGCAAGCCAGGGCATGAATAA
- a CDS encoding chorismate lyase yields the protein MYAFPDWRAAPADDVPAALADWLGETGSLTERLVGLGRGFAVVVLAQHTAQAWPDECQALGLPANATVQLREVALTLDGVPYVFARSLCRQDSPVWTPVLARGSRSLGLTLFADSGMLRHPLQFITGQPAQLALLAQAQQACWPDLSGPLAARRSLFGAVNDALLVHEVFHPDLVTVSPP from the coding sequence ATGTATGCTTTTCCTGACTGGCGCGCAGCGCCTGCTGACGATGTGCCGGCTGCTCTGGCGGACTGGCTGGGTGAAACCGGGTCGCTGACCGAGCGGCTGGTCGGGCTGGGCCGGGGGTTTGCCGTGGTGGTGCTGGCCCAGCACACGGCGCAAGCCTGGCCGGATGAATGCCAGGCGCTGGGCCTGCCGGCCAACGCCACAGTGCAGCTGCGTGAAGTGGCTCTGACGCTGGACGGCGTGCCGTATGTGTTTGCCCGCAGCCTGTGCCGGCAGGACAGTCCGGTGTGGACCCCGGTGCTGGCGCGCGGCAGCCGCTCGCTGGGCCTGACCCTGTTTGCCGATTCTGGCATGCTCCGCCACCCATTGCAGTTCATCACCGGCCAGCCAGCACAACTGGCGCTGCTGGCCCAGGCGCAGCAAGCATGCTGGCCCGATCTGAGCGGGCCGCTGGCCGCGCGGCGCTCGCTGTTTGGTGCGGTCAACGACGCGCTGCTGGTGCACGAAGTTTTTCATCCTGATCTTGTAACGGTGTCTCCCCCATGA
- the ubiA gene encoding 4-hydroxybenzoate octaprenyltransferase produces MTVVLKDRLAVYLQLARLDKPIGILLLLWPTLWALWLAGDGHPGVDLVVIFTLGTVLMRSAGCVINDYADRHFDAHVARTAQRPFARGAVSEREALWLACGLAALAFMLVLPLNALTWWMSLPALFLAGSYPFTKRFLAIPQAYLGLAFGFGIPMVFAATQDAIPPLAWLMLLANVFWTIAYDTAYAMVDRPDDLKIGIRTSAITFGRFDVLAVMACHCLFLALMGAVGAQAGLGAGYFAGLAAAAMLVMDQYRMIRARDRLHCFTAFLANNRIGLVVFAGIVLDYWLR; encoded by the coding sequence ATGACTGTTGTACTGAAAGACCGCCTGGCGGTGTACCTGCAACTGGCCCGGCTGGACAAGCCGATTGGCATTCTGCTGCTGTTGTGGCCCACGCTATGGGCGCTGTGGCTGGCAGGAGATGGCCATCCGGGCGTGGATCTGGTGGTGATTTTCACCCTGGGCACAGTGCTGATGCGCTCGGCAGGCTGCGTGATCAACGACTATGCCGACCGCCACTTTGACGCGCATGTGGCCCGCACCGCCCAGCGGCCCTTTGCCCGTGGCGCGGTCAGCGAGCGCGAGGCGCTGTGGCTGGCCTGTGGGCTGGCGGCGCTGGCCTTTATGCTGGTGCTGCCGCTGAATGCGCTGACCTGGTGGATGAGCCTGCCAGCGCTGTTTCTGGCCGGCAGCTACCCGTTCACCAAGCGTTTTCTGGCCATTCCCCAGGCGTATCTGGGCCTGGCGTTCGGCTTTGGCATTCCGATGGTGTTTGCCGCCACACAAGACGCCATCCCGCCGCTGGCCTGGCTGATGCTGCTGGCCAATGTGTTCTGGACCATTGCCTACGACACCGCCTACGCCATGGTGGACCGCCCCGACGACCTGAAAATTGGCATCCGCACCTCGGCCATTACCTTTGGCCGCTTTGATGTGCTGGCGGTGATGGCGTGTCATTGCCTGTTTCTGGCGCTGATGGGTGCGGTGGGCGCGCAGGCCGGGTTGGGCGCGGGGTATTTTGCCGGTCTGGCCGCTGCCGCCATGCTGGTGATGGACCAGTACCGGATGATCCGCGCGCGCGACCGCCTGCACTGCTTTACTGCGTTTCTGGCCAATAACCGCATCGGGCTGGTGGTGTTTGCCGGCATTGTGCTGGATTACTGGCTGCGCTGA
- a CDS encoding DUF4936 family protein, translating into MLSLYVYYRVSPEQHAQRLAQWQALNRALAGRGAPTGQRQQRRDDASTWMEVYPDVPAGFEAAYRQALAAVDGDGQWQACRHEEWFVAGKEGD; encoded by the coding sequence ATGCTGTCGCTCTATGTGTATTACCGGGTCAGCCCGGAACAGCATGCCCAGCGCCTGGCACAATGGCAGGCGCTGAACCGGGCGCTGGCCGGGCGCGGCGCGCCCACCGGCCAGCGTCAGCAACGACGCGATGACGCCAGCACCTGGATGGAGGTTTACCCAGACGTGCCTGCCGGCTTTGAAGCCGCGTACCGGCAGGCGCTGGCTGCCGTGGATGGTGATGGCCAATGGCAGGCCTGCCGGCATGAGGAATGGTTTGTCGCCGGTAAGGAAGGCGATTGA
- the nudC gene encoding NAD(+) diphosphatase, which produces MTSPSGPAQAQDYCVVWHGDALLLPESGLPRLGQLPLTGLRHLGELAGQRCFVGEWVGPLPAGWRSLSLRQALAGQAPADWAGLLSRARMLRTFDRTHRYCSACATPLRDHDHDHGKVCPSCGLLSYPKLSPAMMALVVRDRQLLLARSPHFPPGVYSALAGFVEPGETLEACVHREVQEEVGVRIHNLRYLGSQGWPFPHSLMLAFVADYLDGEITPQAGEIESAHWFDLDQLPALPSQASIAHSLIHRAVAMLNGQPLASDEAELRYARAAP; this is translated from the coding sequence ATGACCTCCCCTTCCGGGCCGGCCCAGGCGCAGGATTACTGCGTGGTCTGGCACGGCGATGCCTTGTTGCTGCCTGAAAGCGGTCTGCCGCGCCTTGGTCAGCTGCCGCTCACCGGCCTGCGCCATCTGGGCGAACTGGCCGGACAGCGCTGTTTTGTTGGCGAATGGGTTGGCCCGCTGCCAGCGGGCTGGCGCAGCCTCAGCCTGCGTCAGGCGCTGGCCGGCCAGGCCCCTGCCGACTGGGCCGGGTTGTTGTCGCGCGCACGCATGCTGCGCACCTTCGACCGCACCCACCGCTATTGCAGCGCCTGCGCCACGCCCCTGCGCGACCATGACCACGACCACGGCAAGGTGTGCCCCAGCTGTGGCTTGCTCAGTTACCCAAAACTGTCGCCAGCGATGATGGCGCTGGTGGTGCGCGACCGTCAGCTGCTGCTGGCGCGCTCACCGCATTTTCCGCCGGGGGTATACAGTGCGCTGGCCGGCTTTGTCGAGCCGGGCGAAACGCTGGAAGCCTGCGTGCACCGGGAAGTACAGGAAGAAGTGGGCGTGCGCATCCACAATCTGCGCTATCTGGGCTCGCAGGGCTGGCCGTTTCCGCACTCGCTGATGCTGGCGTTTGTGGCCGACTACCTGGATGGCGAGATTACCCCGCAAGCCGGCGAGATTGAATCAGCACACTGGTTTGATCTGGACCAGCTGCCGGCGCTACCCAGCCAGGCCAGCATTGCCCACAGCCTGATTCATCGGGCGGTGGCAATGCTCAATGGTCAGCCGCTGGCCAGTGATGAGGCGGAATTGCGCTATGCCAGGGCAGCACCATAG
- the tilS gene encoding tRNA lysidine(34) synthetase TilS: protein MTSRADWVDYLETAWHDAFADATHIEVALSGGVDSVCLTWLLADLAKRRGLRLSAVHVNHQLNLRATDWQEFCQWLCSTLRIPLRTAKVDINWGGGDSLEAEARQARYQVFADSQADVLALAHHADDQAETVLLQLLRGAGPHGLAAMPWIRRLTDATQLWRPLLGVTREHLEALATAEDWIWVEDDSNEDTKLRRNFLRHDILPRLATRYPDYREHLLRSIRRAADAAALLDEMAASDLELMVGADSSLDLDMLAGVSLPRARNALFAWVEERGGMLGPDALDDALVQLLDAAPDANPMIDVGIWQLTRYRQRAYLIRPFSVPTTAVAFEFQPTQLTLDFPDWGGRLRFNPVAGGGLSQVALTGELTLRPRQGGESLPQRGVSKTLKNLMQEAGMPPYRRERLPLIYQADTLLAAPGAGINTDLMAVEPDTGYLPVWLPYDGY from the coding sequence ATGACATCGCGGGCTGACTGGGTTGATTACCTGGAAACCGCCTGGCACGACGCATTTGCTGACGCCACCCACATCGAAGTGGCCCTCAGCGGCGGGGTAGACTCGGTCTGCCTCACCTGGCTGCTGGCCGATCTGGCCAAACGGCGCGGCTTGCGCCTGTCCGCCGTGCACGTCAATCATCAGCTGAATTTGCGCGCAACCGACTGGCAGGAATTCTGCCAGTGGCTGTGCTCCACCCTGCGCATTCCGCTGCGCACCGCCAAGGTGGACATCAACTGGGGCGGCGGCGACAGCCTGGAGGCCGAAGCGCGTCAGGCCCGTTACCAGGTGTTTGCCGATAGCCAGGCCGATGTGCTGGCGCTGGCGCACCACGCCGACGATCAGGCCGAAACCGTGCTGCTGCAGCTGCTGCGTGGCGCTGGCCCGCATGGCCTGGCAGCGATGCCGTGGATTCGCCGGCTGACCGATGCTACCCAGCTGTGGCGGCCACTGCTGGGTGTGACCCGGGAACACCTGGAAGCGCTGGCCACCGCCGAAGACTGGATCTGGGTGGAAGACGACAGCAACGAAGACACCAAGCTGCGCCGCAATTTCCTGCGTCACGACATTCTGCCCCGTCTGGCCACCCGCTACCCCGATTACCGTGAACACCTGCTGCGCAGCATCCGCCGGGCCGCTGACGCTGCGGCACTGCTCGACGAAATGGCCGCCTCCGACCTTGAACTGATGGTGGGTGCCGACAGCTCGCTGGATCTGGACATGCTGGCCGGGGTGTCGCTGCCGCGTGCGCGCAATGCACTGTTTGCCTGGGTGGAAGAACGCGGCGGCATGCTGGGCCCGGATGCGCTGGACGATGCGCTGGTGCAACTGCTCGACGCTGCCCCCGACGCCAACCCGATGATCGACGTGGGTATCTGGCAACTGACCCGCTACCGCCAGCGCGCCTACCTGATCCGCCCCTTCAGCGTGCCGACTACAGCGGTAGCGTTTGAATTCCAGCCGACCCAGCTGACGCTGGATTTTCCCGACTGGGGCGGACGGCTGCGCTTCAACCCGGTGGCCGGTGGTGGCCTGAGCCAGGTGGCGCTGACTGGCGAACTGACCTTGCGCCCACGCCAGGGCGGCGAGAGCCTGCCGCAACGCGGGGTGAGCAAAACCCTGAAAAACCTGATGCAGGAAGCCGGCATGCCGCCGTACCGGCGCGAGCGCCTGCCGTTGATCTATCAGGCCGACACCCTGCTGGCCGCACCGGGTGCCGGCATCAATACCGACCTGATGGCCGTCGAGCCGGATACCGGATATCTGCCGGTGTGGCTGCCCTACGACGGCTATTGA
- a CDS encoding acetyl-CoA carboxylase carboxyltransferase subunit alpha produces the protein MKTTFLDFEQPIAELESKIEELRFVQDDSVLDISEEISRLQKKSQELTKAVYAKLTPWQISQVARHPQRPYTLDYLKSIFTDFQELHGDRSYADDPAIVGGLARFNGQSVMVIGHQKGRDTKEKIYRNFGMPRPEGYRKALRLMKLAEKFNLPIITFVDTPGAYPGIGAEERGQSEAIGRNLYEMSRLRVPIVCTIIGEGGSGGALAIAVGDQLNMLQYSTYSVISPEGCASILWKSADKAPEAAETLGITASRLKTLGLIDKVITEPLGGAQRDHTGMMQSMKRAVADALRQLQDMPIDELLKQRFDRLMSYGRYKDDIAG, from the coding sequence ATGAAAACCACTTTTCTCGATTTCGAGCAGCCGATTGCCGAACTGGAAAGCAAGATCGAAGAGCTCCGCTTTGTTCAGGACGATTCGGTGCTGGACATCTCGGAAGAAATCAGCCGCTTGCAGAAAAAAAGCCAGGAGCTGACCAAGGCCGTTTACGCCAAGCTCACCCCATGGCAAATTTCCCAGGTTGCCCGTCACCCGCAGCGCCCTTATACGCTGGACTACCTCAAGAGCATCTTTACCGACTTTCAGGAACTGCACGGCGACCGCAGCTACGCCGACGATCCGGCGATTGTGGGTGGGCTGGCGCGGTTTAATGGTCAGTCGGTGATGGTGATTGGCCACCAGAAGGGCCGCGACACCAAGGAAAAAATCTACCGCAACTTTGGCATGCCGCGCCCGGAAGGCTATCGCAAGGCGCTGCGGCTGATGAAGCTGGCAGAAAAATTTAACCTGCCGATCATCACCTTTGTCGATACGCCGGGCGCGTATCCCGGCATTGGTGCTGAAGAGCGCGGCCAGTCTGAAGCCATTGGACGCAATCTGTACGAAATGTCGCGTTTGCGCGTGCCGATTGTCTGCACCATCATTGGTGAAGGCGGTTCGGGCGGCGCGCTGGCGATTGCCGTAGGCGATCAGCTCAACATGTTGCAGTACTCCACCTACTCGGTGATCTCGCCGGAAGGCTGCGCGTCCATCTTGTGGAAAAGCGCGGACAAGGCCCCGGAAGCGGCCGAAACCCTGGGCATTACCGCCAGTCGCCTGAAAACCCTGGGCTTGATCGACAAGGTGATTACCGAGCCGCTAGGCGGCGCACAACGGGACCACACCGGCATGATGCAGTCAATGAAACGGGCGGTGGCCGATGCGCTGCGCCAGTTGCAGGACATGCCGATCGACGAGCTGCTCAAACAACGTTTTGACCGTCTGATGAGCTATGGCCGATACAAGGATGACATCGCGGGCTGA
- the pepD gene encoding beta-Ala-His dipeptidase, protein MHLTPMPLPDTLSPPLLWRHFALLCALPRPSRHEGRVMDYLCHWANTRQLAWRMDQGGNLLICKPATPGMEQRETVVLQGHVDMVCQQDSDSQHDFFNEPIRPYLGDDGWVRAQGTTLGADNGIGIAAMLAVLDSQDIVHPAIEALFTVNEEAGMDGAHDLATDLLSGRLLLNLDTEDWGEFYIGCAGGEDVSLRRQCEREPTPEGHGIWQLALRGLRGGHSGVDIHRHRSNATRLLARLLLSVAGRCQLRLGQLTGGTLRNVIPRESSAIFALPDDKLAELRQAMADWQDAWRADLAECDHDLTLSLTPASLTTVLSLHDQSVVLDLLNALPDGMACLSPAVPGVVETSSNLGVVGLDNGRFHAVSMVRSLTEDGLESRVTALLACGRLAGCSGVREGSYPGWTPRPDSPLLALASQVFARMHGQAPQVKVIHAGLECGILLGKYPNLDVLSFGPDIRGAHSPDEQVNVASVAAFWQFLCALLAETPLREPVL, encoded by the coding sequence ATGCACCTTACCCCGATGCCCTTGCCCGATACCCTGTCGCCCCCGCTGCTGTGGCGGCACTTTGCCTTGCTGTGCGCGCTGCCGCGCCCTTCCCGCCACGAAGGCCGGGTGATGGACTACCTGTGCCACTGGGCCAACACCCGACAACTGGCCTGGCGGATGGACCAAGGCGGCAATCTGCTGATCTGCAAACCCGCCACCCCCGGCATGGAACAGCGCGAAACCGTGGTGCTGCAAGGCCATGTGGACATGGTGTGCCAGCAAGACAGCGACAGCCAGCATGATTTTTTCAACGAGCCGATTCGCCCCTACCTGGGCGACGATGGCTGGGTGCGCGCCCAGGGCACCACACTGGGTGCGGATAACGGCATTGGCATAGCCGCCATGCTGGCGGTGCTGGACAGCCAGGACATCGTCCATCCGGCAATCGAAGCCCTGTTCACCGTCAACGAAGAAGCCGGCATGGACGGTGCCCACGACCTGGCCACCGACCTGCTCAGCGGGCGCTTGCTGCTTAATCTGGATACCGAAGACTGGGGCGAGTTTTATATCGGCTGCGCGGGCGGCGAGGATGTCAGTCTGCGCCGGCAATGCGAGCGCGAGCCCACCCCAGAGGGCCATGGCATCTGGCAACTGGCCTTGCGTGGGCTGCGCGGCGGCCATTCCGGGGTGGACATTCACCGTCACCGCAGCAATGCCACCCGCCTGCTGGCGCGGCTGCTGCTGAGCGTGGCCGGGCGCTGCCAGCTGCGCCTGGGCCAACTGACTGGCGGCACCCTGCGCAATGTGATTCCGCGTGAATCCAGCGCAATCTTTGCGCTGCCGGACGACAAACTGGCCGAGTTGCGCCAGGCGATGGCCGACTGGCAGGATGCCTGGCGCGCCGACCTGGCCGAGTGTGATCACGACCTGACGCTCAGCCTGACCCCAGCCAGCCTGACTACCGTGTTGTCCCTGCATGACCAGTCAGTGGTGCTCGACCTGCTTAATGCCCTGCCCGACGGCATGGCCTGCCTGAGTCCGGCGGTGCCTGGTGTGGTGGAAACGTCATCCAATCTGGGGGTGGTTGGGTTGGACAATGGCCGTTTTCATGCGGTATCGATGGTGCGCTCGCTAACCGAAGACGGATTGGAAAGCCGGGTGACTGCGCTGTTGGCCTGTGGCCGGCTGGCGGGTTGCTCGGGCGTGCGCGAAGGCAGCTACCCCGGCTGGACGCCGCGCCCGGATTCTCCCTTGCTGGCGCTGGCCAGCCAGGTGTTTGCCCGGATGCATGGTCAGGCACCGCAGGTGAAGGTGATTCACGCCGGGCTGGAGTGCGGGATTTTACTGGGCAAGTACCCTAATCTGGACGTGCTGTCGTTTGGCCCGGATATTCGCGGCGCGCATTCGCCCGATGAACAGGTCAATGTGGCGTCGGTGGCGGCGTTCTGGCAGTTTTTATGCGCCTTGCTGGCAGAAACCCCGCTGCGCGAACCGGTGCTGTGA
- a CDS encoding ABC transporter ATP-binding protein/permease codes for MRLTHTGPAPSQRNDIKTLKTLLPYLLEFKGRVVLALSLLFLAKLANVGVPLLLKDIVDQLSQTQVALALPLGLVAAYGLARLATSVFGELRDAVFAKVTQRAIRRIALQVFEHLHRLSLRFHLERQTGGMSRDIERGTKGIGFLLNFTLFNILPTLVEIGLVAGVLLVKYHWSFAAVTFATIAAYIGFTLGVTEWRMVFRRSMNELDSKANSKAIDALLNYETVKYFGNERYEVARYDGNLASWEASAVRNQTSLNFLNAGQGVIIAAGVTLLVGLATQGVVDRSMTVGDLVLVNAYLIQLYAPLNFLGFVYREIKHSLADMERMFTLMEQGEEVADRPDAQVLATRHAAIRFEQVDFSYDAKRPILQQVSFDIPAGHTVAVVGASGAGKSTLSRLLFRFYDVSSGCISINGVDVRDLTQASLRAHIGIVPQDTVLFNDSIYYNIAYGRPDASREDVIEAARAAHIHDFVSQLPDGYDTMVGERGLKLSGGEKQRVAIARTLLKNPPILIFDEATSALDSHTEKAIQAELAAIAAQRTTLIIAHRLSTVVDAHQIVVMDGGQIIEQGTFRELLERQGRFAQMWQLQQQDAEQA; via the coding sequence ATGAGACTCACCCATACCGGCCCGGCTCCCAGCCAGCGCAACGACATCAAAACCCTGAAAACCCTGCTGCCCTACCTGCTCGAATTCAAAGGCCGGGTGGTTCTGGCGCTCTCCTTGCTGTTTCTGGCCAAACTGGCCAATGTTGGCGTGCCCTTGCTGCTCAAGGATATTGTTGACCAGCTGTCGCAAACCCAGGTGGCATTGGCCCTGCCGCTGGGCCTGGTGGCCGCGTATGGCCTGGCCCGGCTGGCCACCAGCGTGTTTGGCGAGCTGCGCGATGCGGTGTTTGCCAAGGTAACCCAGCGCGCCATCCGTCGCATTGCGCTACAGGTGTTCGAACATCTGCACCGGCTGAGCCTGCGTTTTCATCTGGAACGCCAGACTGGCGGCATGAGCCGCGATATCGAACGTGGCACCAAGGGCATCGGCTTTCTGCTCAACTTCACCCTGTTCAACATCCTGCCCACCCTGGTGGAAATCGGCCTGGTGGCGGGGGTGCTGCTGGTGAAATACCATTGGTCGTTCGCCGCTGTGACCTTTGCCACCATTGCCGCTTATATTGGCTTTACCCTTGGCGTGACCGAATGGCGGATGGTGTTCCGCCGCAGCATGAACGAACTGGACTCCAAGGCCAACAGCAAGGCCATCGACGCGCTGCTCAACTACGAAACCGTCAAATACTTTGGCAATGAACGCTACGAAGTGGCACGCTACGACGGCAATCTGGCCTCGTGGGAAGCCTCTGCCGTGCGTAACCAGACCTCGCTGAATTTTCTGAACGCCGGCCAGGGGGTAATCATTGCCGCTGGCGTCACCCTGCTGGTGGGGCTGGCCACCCAGGGCGTGGTGGACCGCAGCATGACCGTGGGCGACCTGGTGCTGGTCAACGCCTATCTGATCCAGCTGTATGCCCCGCTGAACTTTCTGGGCTTTGTCTACCGCGAAATCAAGCATTCGCTGGCGGATATGGAACGGATGTTCACCCTGATGGAGCAGGGTGAAGAAGTGGCCGACCGCCCGGACGCCCAGGTGCTGGCCACCCGCCACGCCGCCATCCGCTTTGAACAGGTGGATTTTTCCTACGACGCCAAGCGGCCAATTTTGCAGCAGGTGAGTTTTGATATCCCAGCCGGGCACACCGTGGCCGTGGTGGGGGCCAGCGGGGCGGGCAAGTCTACCCTGTCGCGGCTGCTGTTCCGTTTTTATGATGTCAGCAGTGGGTGCATCAGCATCAACGGCGTGGATGTGCGCGACCTGACCCAGGCCAGCCTGCGCGCACACATCGGCATCGTGCCGCAGGATACCGTGCTGTTTAACGACAGCATCTACTACAATATTGCCTATGGCCGCCCTGATGCCAGCCGTGAGGACGTGATTGAAGCCGCGCGGGCAGCGCACATCCACGACTTTGTCAGTCAGTTGCCCGACGGCTACGACACCATGGTGGGCGAGCGTGGACTCAAATTGTCCGGCGGCGAAAAACAGCGGGTGGCGATTGCCCGCACCCTGCTGAAAAATCCGCCCATCCTGATTTTTGACGAGGCCACCAGCGCGCTGGATTCGCATACCGAAAAAGCCATCCAGGCCGAGCTGGCCGCCATTGCCGCCCAGCGCACCACGCTGATCATCGCCCACCGCCTGTCCACCGTGGTGGATGCCCACCAGATTGTGGTGATGGACGGCGGGCAGATTATTGAACAGGGCACTTTCCGCGAGCTGCTGGAGCGTCAGGGCCGGTTTGCCCAGATGTGGCAGCTGCAACAACAAGACGCCGAGCAGGCCTGA
- the apaG gene encoding Co2+/Mg2+ efflux protein ApaG: MTSPIRVEPQAFYIADQSDPAAHCYVFAYRIQIHNTGEVGAKLLTRHWIITDGGNHVREIHGDGVVGEQPHLNPGESYEYVSGTVLNTPQGTMRGSFQMSTDDGHTLDAEIPEFLLNSSGVLH; this comes from the coding sequence ATGACGTCCCCCATTCGCGTCGAACCCCAGGCGTTCTACATTGCCGACCAATCCGACCCGGCTGCGCACTGCTATGTGTTTGCCTACCGGATCCAGATTCACAATACCGGTGAAGTGGGTGCCAAGCTGCTGACCCGTCACTGGATCATCACCGATGGCGGCAACCATGTGCGGGAAATCCACGGTGATGGCGTGGTGGGCGAACAGCCGCACCTGAATCCCGGTGAAAGCTACGAGTACGTCAGCGGCACGGTGCTGAATACCCCGCAAGGCACCATGCGCGGCAGTTTTCAGATGAGCACCGACGATGGTCACACCCTGGACGCAGAAATCCCGGAGTTTTTGCTGAATTCTTCCGGCGTGCTGCATTGA